The nucleotide sequence ACGCAGTACTGCCAGTCGTGGCGATGTGAAGTTGGTCCTTGAAGGATTGATTTACGAACTTTCAAGTAAGTTATCCGAAGGATATGCCATTTCCCTGGGAACTTTTGGAACCTTCCGTTTAACCAATGGTTCGAAAGGCGTTTTGACCGAAGAAGAGTTTTCGAGCTCCTTATTTAACAAAGCCCGCATTACGTTCTCGCCGGGAACGATGCTTCGCGACGTGGTAAGCGATCTGAAGTACGAGAAAATGCAGGTAGTAACTGTAACCGAAGCGTGTACCAAAGAACACCTGGTTTAACCATCCGATTGTACCCCGAAGTCTA is from uncultured Macellibacteroides sp. and encodes:
- a CDS encoding HU family DNA-binding protein, whose amino-acid sequence is MSLKFCLVRRKDMTKGAPVDQKMFYGLTRVSNKMDLEKLCDEIAGRSTASRGDVKLVLEGLIYELSSKLSEGYAISLGTFGTFRLTNGSKGVLTEEEFSSSLFNKARITFSPGTMLRDVVSDLKYEKMQVVTVTEACTKEHLV